A stretch of DNA from Paenibacillus sp. FSL W8-0186:
TTTTGCATCATTTTCGCCTAATATGTACCTCAATAAGATAAAATCCTGTATTTTCGCAGTTTTATTGGAACTCGCAACTTGCAAACGACCCTGATCTTCCCCAAGACGAGACTTATTGAAAATACCAGCTGTTAAATCGACAAGCAATCCATTTCCCGCATAAAACGCACACACTAAAAAAGGCAGTTCAAGAGGAATGCCTCTGAACTGCCCTTTGCAGCTTCTATCCAGTCTTCAAGTCTACAACCCTACAAGCCTTATCTAAGCCTTATCAGTCTATAGACCAGATAAGCTCTTCAAGCCACTAACCTGATAAGCCAAGCCTCATAAGCCCAACAGGTCATATAAGCCTCATAACCGATAAGCCCGAAAACCCTGCACCGCCTATAAGCCCTGAAAACTCAGCGAACCCGCTGCAGGTCCACGGCTCCCGCTAGGCTAAACGCTAGCCTTCCGTCTCGGCCCCCAGCTCCTGCTGGGGCGGCTGCGGCTTGTCCGCCAGCTTCTTGCCCCTTTGCCTTCCGGCAGATCGGCTAGCGCCGCCACGGAACGACTCTCCCTCGCGGCGCGGGCGGAGCAGATGCAAAAGCGCGATCGGCCGCATCCGCACAGCAACAGGCGCTTGATCGTCCGGCGCCAGAATGGCGCCCAGCTGATGGTGCTCGCCTGCGTAAATTGCGCGCTGCAGGAACTTGCTCTCGCCCGCGAGGTTGCGCACCTCCAGCTTGCAGAAGGCGGGATTCATGCGCAGCCCGGCATGAAGCTCCTCTTTCGTAGCCACCGGAGTGCCGTTCACCTTGATGATCGTCTCGCCAGCCTGGATGCCAAGCTCCTCGGCAGGGCTTCCCGGCAGCACCGCTAGCACTCTGAGCCCGTCAACAGGATGGACGAACAGCGGACTGCGCTTCTGCTCCTCGAAACGGCTGAGCCAAACCAGTCCTTCATGTAAAAGAATGGCCGCCAGCGCAGCGGCAATCGTCAGCGGACTCCACCATGCGCTTAACAGCGCCAACACCAGCATAATCGTCCCATAGCCGAGCAAACGGCCAGAAGACACCTTTGCTTTAGCCCGCGGCAGCAGTCCCGTAGTTACCTCCGAAAAGCCAATCATAATAGGTAATGCAATCCACTGAAAGCCTTCCTGCCAGGCTTCCCCGCCGAATAACGGAGTCCATGGCAGCATAGCCCCCGTCGTGTGCGCCGGTATCATCAGAAACAGCGGAACCGGCCACAAGCTTTGCAATTGGTAGCCGCCAACCAGCTTGCCGCGCTTCCCTTCAAAAAACAACGGCCCCGCAAAGGATGCCCCCTGCCAGCGCACCAGAAACCCTTCAGCTACATGCAGCACGGCTACCAGGCATAAAAGAGCCGGGATATTAAGCTCCCGGATCACGCGCAATATCTCAGCAGTCCATCCCTGGCCTTGCAAGCCCGGAGCCAAATTAATAATAAACTGGGCTATGCCAAGCAGCCCCACTGCATAAGCCAGACATAAGTAGCGGACGCGGAATAACAGGAGGAGCAGCGTAACAGCCCAAATGCAGATAATTCCTTCCACCGTTAAAGTCATACCGGTAAACAGCGAGACAAGCGAAACGAAGAGTCCTGCCAAGAGTCCTCCCAGAACCGTACGCCAGGTCTGTACGCCCCAACTGTGCAGCCTGACATGAAACAGCTTGCGCTCCAGCAGCACCTGACGTCTATAAATAAGCATCATTAGAATAATCGCAATATAATAGAACGGCTGCAAGAGAAGCTGCCCTGCCGCTTCAGCCAGCATCCACAGAACTTCAAGCACGGTATCCAAAAGGTATTCACGCTCCCATCCGTTTTACAAAAGGACATTCAGTATCAATCATTCATAACTTTCCAAGATTACTCATGACTACTCATGGCTGCTCATGACTACCCGGGTCTACTTAGGTCTACTTAGGTCTATTAGGTCTGTTAGGTCTGTTAGGTCTACTTTGGTCTACTTTGGTCTACTTTAATCTTCTTAGATCTACTTAAATCTTCTTAGATCTACTTAGATCTGCTCAGCTGAGTTCAGCTCAGCTCTACTTCGCGATTTAACTGTATTACTTGTGTCTATTTTATCATTTTGCGCCGATTTGATAAAAATAGCTGTATTTTCTGTATCTAAACCACTGTTTGTTACTTTACTGTCCTGCAAGGCACATTTTAAGTACAGGAAATCCAGCTAATTATACGTTAAACGTTAAAGTGCAGCTTTTAAATACAACAAATCCACTTAAATTCTAACAGTTACTCCAGCTACCGTCCTGACAGTTACCCCGGCAACCACCCTAAAGTTACCCCATCAAGTATCCTAACTCCACTAGCAGTCATTCTAAAGTTTTGATCAGCAAGGTCCTAACGGCTCCAGTGGCAGCCATCATACCGCCCCCACCTTTTAACGCTCCTGCAAAAACATAGGTCCCTACCATTTATCGCTCTTCAGGACCCATCATAACGCCCTACCATTAACCGTTCTCCAGGATCCATCATAGCTCCCTACCATTTAACCGTTCCTCAGAACACCATCATAGCGCCCTGCTAATTGAGCCCGTCTCCAGCAATCATCCTAACGTTCTCTGACAATCACCTTGACGGCCCATCAACAATCCATCCTAAGAAAAAAGAAGGCTGAAATCAGCCCTCTTATGGTTTCGACGCCGCTTGGGTTATTTCCTTCCGGATTTCCTCCAGGGCACGGTTCAATTGTGCATCATTCTTCGGATCGCGGATCAGCTCAATCAACTTGCTCTCCAGCTTCTCAGCTGTCTTGGCATCCAATTCGCCATCCGCGCGTATTCCTTGGTCGCTTTGGAACTTCTTCAGCGCACGCTCCGTATTCTTGTCAAAATAGCCATCTACCCGGCCCGGATCGTACCCGAGACCTTTGAGCATGACTTGCGCGCTCTTCACATCTTCGCCGAGCGTATCGAATTTGAAAGTCTTCTCTTTGTTAATCGGAGCTACCGAGAAGTAATCCGGCTGGGATACGCTGATATCCGGCTGGATTCCTTTCTTGTGAATCCACTCTCCGTTTGGTGTCAGCCACTTGGCGATTGTGATTTTGAGCATGCTGCCGTCGCCCATCTCCTGGGAGTAGCTCGACTGGACAGTACCTTTGCCATAAGTCGGTTCCCCGACCAGCTTCGCTCCCGCTGATTCCTGCAGCGCACCCGCCAAAATCTCCGAAGCGCTGGCACTGCCTTTATTCGTTACTACGACGATCGGATAAGGTTTGCCTGAGCCTTCTGATAATGTGGCGTCACGGCGCCCGTTCTTATTTTCTACCTGAACGATTCCTTTGCCTTTTGGCACAAACAGCTCCGACATTTCGATGACGATCGGCAGCACACCGCCCGGATTATTCCGCACGTCGATGACCAGACCTTTCATCCCCTGCTGCTCCAATGCCTCCAGTTCTTTCTTGAAGCGGTTCGCCGTATTCATTGAGAACTCCGTAATTTCAATAACCCCGACATGATCCTTCTCCATCCGGGCATACACCGTTTCCAGAGCGATATCGGCGCGTACAATCGTAAATTCCAGAGCTTCCGCTACTCCGGCACGCTTCACTTTGATTTTGGCTTCCGTTCCTTTAGGGCCGCGGATTTTGGCTACGGCCTCATTCAGGGTAAGACCTTCAAACGATTCGCCGTTCACCGACAACAAAATGTCCTTCGGCTTGATGCCGGCCTTCTCCGCCGGAGAACCCTTGATGGGCGACACGACGACGACATTGCCGTTCTCACTCGATACCTCCGCGCCGATTCCCGTAAAGGATCCTTCGATTTGTTCGGAAAATTGCTGAGCCGTTGCCCCGGCCATATATGAAGAGAAGGGATCATCCAGCGCATTCATCATGCCATTGATGGCGCCATCCACGAGCTTGCTGCGATCCACTTTTTCCACATAGTTCTTAGTTACCAGATCAAGCGCCGTCTCGATTTTCTTAATATCACTCTTTGGCTGTCCGCCGATATCCGCAAACAAGCCACTGGACAGCTGTCCCGAGCCAGCCAAGCTCCATTGGCCCGTCAAAGTCACGGTGAGAAGACTACTAACCACCATAGCAACCAATACGAGTAAAGTAACTGTGCGTCCTTTGAACATCAGTAAAATCACCGCCTCTGTTTAATCCGGCCGACCCGAAGCCCACCTGTAATAACCATCATAGTATATGTTTAGCTTGTACGGAATATATACAACGAGTAAAGAAGGAAAAACGGATATTCGTCCTGAATAGACGGTATCCGTTAATAAACGCATAATACTATTTTATAAGTGCTGGATACAAATGTCCAACGATTCCGCTACAAATACGGGGATGGGTCTACAGGGCTCCCGTTGATCCGCACTTCAAAGTGCAGATGCGGTCCTGTGGAGTTTCCTGTGCTGCCCACCTCGGCAATCTTCTGTCCGCGCTTGACCTTATCGCCCTTCTCGACCTTGATGCCGCCGTTGCGGATATGTCCGTACAGCGTCCAGACGTTGTCCCCGTGATCAATGATCACCGTGTTGCCATAGCCGCTCCACCACTCGGCAACGATAACCACGCCGCCTTCAGCCGCCCGGATATCCGTTCCTTGCGGAGCCGCAAGATCCACTCCCGTATGCTTCTTCACCTGTCCTGAGATGGGGTGAACCCGGGTGCCATAGTTGGAGGACAAGCGCGCACCGCTGACCGGCAGCGCCATCGAGCCGCCGTTTCCTTTAAATCCGCCGGAGCCGGAAGAGGAGCTCTTCTTATAAGTATACACTTGCGCAGCCTTGAGCTTGTTCTTCTCCTTCTCCAGAGCCGCGCGCTTCGTGGCCAGTTCTACGAGAAGCTTCTCCTGCTCCTCGCTGATATCATCCGATTCCTCGATCTCGGCATGATACTTCGCAATCAGCTGCTGCTTCTCGATTTCCTTCTGCTGCAGCTCGCTTCTGCGGGCTTCCGCATCCGCGTACAACTGCTTGACCTTCGCATAATCCTGCTCCAGTTGAGCCTTCTGCTCTTCAATCAGCAGCTTGTCCTGCTTATGCTCCTTAAGCAAGAGCTGGTCCTGATTCGCGATCGCCTGCAGCGAGTCGGCCCGCTCCAGGAAATCCGTGAAGCTGGTTGATGACAGCAGCACATCGAGATACGATACCGCCCCGTCGGTATACATCAAACGTACGCGGGAATCCAGCAGACCAGAACGCTCCTCAATCCGCGTCTCCGTCTCGCTCAGCTTGACCGCTGTCTCTCTGAGATTCTCTTCCGTATCATGAATCTGCAAGGAGATTTTGGCCAGCTCCGCGCTCACGACATCCATCTGTCTAAGAACTTCATTGAGATAATTCTTGTTCTTGTTAACGTAATGCTGAGCTTCCTGCTTCTGCTGGGCGGCCTTTTCCTGCTGCTGCTTGGCCTTCTTCGCCTGCTCCTGCAACTGCTTCAGCTCTTTATCGATTTGGTTTATTGTTTTGCTCTTAGCATACCCATTGTCAGGCTGGAAGATAATAACGGCTAAAGCGACAACGACTACAACGGAAATCCACTTTTTCAACTTCGCTTCCCCATCCTTCTTCATTTTGTTCTTGCATTCATCATTTCTGGCTTAAGAAAAGCACCGATCCCTTGCCATTCCCGGATGTAGTCGTCCAATTCTTCTTAACGCTGCTTTTCTATCAATTCAATTACACTTTAAGAAATCTGCGTATAGAAACTGTGCTTCCCCATATTCCGATGAGCAGACCCAGCCCGATCAACAATACCCCGATCTGGAATCCGACCTCATCCAGCGAAACGAGATGGAAAGCCAATGTGATGTCCTCTTTAACCGAAATGGCCAGCTGGTTGTATCCGAAAAATAGAACGCCGACGGTAATTACCGAGCCAATCAGTCCGATCAGCGCACCCTCCACAAAGAACGGCCAACGAATAAACATATTCGTCGCACCCACCAGCTTCATGATGCCGATTTCCCGGCGACGGGCCAATATCGTTACGCGAATCGTATTGGAAATCAGGAACATGGCCATCAGGCCGAGGCCTGCAACAAAGGCAAAGCCGATATTGCGAACGGCGCGGGTTATCTTGAACAGCTTCTCCGTCGTTCCTTGCCCGTATCTTACTTTATATATCGGTTCATCCGGATATTTCGTGTTGAGCTGCTCGATCTTGGAAGCGACGAACGGAACCGTCGTCGGTTCAACGACCTCCACCTGCAGCGTATCCGGAATTGGATTCGTATTTTCGTCATATCCCTCGAGCAGGTCCTTGCCCTCTTCCCCGAGCTGTTCACGGAAGTCCTTAAGCCCCTCCGCCTTGGATATGAAGGTTACCTTACTCACTTCCTCCATCGCCGCGATATCGTTATGCAGCTTCTGCCGCATGCTG
This window harbors:
- a CDS encoding PDZ domain-containing protein, producing the protein MDTVLEVLWMLAEAAGQLLLQPFYYIAIILMMLIYRRQVLLERKLFHVRLHSWGVQTWRTVLGGLLAGLFVSLVSLFTGMTLTVEGIICIWAVTLLLLLFRVRYLCLAYAVGLLGIAQFIINLAPGLQGQGWTAEILRVIRELNIPALLCLVAVLHVAEGFLVRWQGASFAGPLFFEGKRGKLVGGYQLQSLWPVPLFLMIPAHTTGAMLPWTPLFGGEAWQEGFQWIALPIMIGFSEVTTGLLPRAKAKVSSGRLLGYGTIMLVLALLSAWWSPLTIAAALAAILLHEGLVWLSRFEEQKRSPLFVHPVDGLRVLAVLPGSPAEELGIQAGETIIKVNGTPVATKEELHAGLRMNPAFCKLEVRNLAGESKFLQRAIYAGEHHQLGAILAPDDQAPVAVRMRPIALLHLLRPRREGESFRGGASRSAGRQRGKKLADKPQPPQQELGAETEG
- a CDS encoding S41 family peptidase, with amino-acid sequence MFKGRTVTLLVLVAMVVSSLLTVTLTGQWSLAGSGQLSSGLFADIGGQPKSDIKKIETALDLVTKNYVEKVDRSKLVDGAINGMMNALDDPFSSYMAGATAQQFSEQIEGSFTGIGAEVSSENGNVVVVSPIKGSPAEKAGIKPKDILLSVNGESFEGLTLNEAVAKIRGPKGTEAKIKVKRAGVAEALEFTIVRADIALETVYARMEKDHVGVIEITEFSMNTANRFKKELEALEQQGMKGLVIDVRNNPGGVLPIVIEMSELFVPKGKGIVQVENKNGRRDATLSEGSGKPYPIVVVTNKGSASASEILAGALQESAGAKLVGEPTYGKGTVQSSYSQEMGDGSMLKITIAKWLTPNGEWIHKKGIQPDISVSQPDYFSVAPINKEKTFKFDTLGEDVKSAQVMLKGLGYDPGRVDGYFDKNTERALKKFQSDQGIRADGELDAKTAEKLESKLIELIRDPKNDAQLNRALEEIRKEITQAASKP
- a CDS encoding M23 family metallopeptidase, whose translation is MKKWISVVVVVALAVIIFQPDNGYAKSKTINQIDKELKQLQEQAKKAKQQQEKAAQQKQEAQHYVNKNKNYLNEVLRQMDVVSAELAKISLQIHDTEENLRETAVKLSETETRIEERSGLLDSRVRLMYTDGAVSYLDVLLSSTSFTDFLERADSLQAIANQDQLLLKEHKQDKLLIEEQKAQLEQDYAKVKQLYADAEARRSELQQKEIEKQQLIAKYHAEIEESDDISEEQEKLLVELATKRAALEKEKNKLKAAQVYTYKKSSSSGSGGFKGNGGSMALPVSGARLSSNYGTRVHPISGQVKKHTGVDLAAPQGTDIRAAEGGVVIVAEWWSGYGNTVIIDHGDNVWTLYGHIRNGGIKVEKGDKVKRGQKIAEVGSTGNSTGPHLHFEVRINGSPVDPSPYL
- the ftsX gene encoding permease-like cell division protein FtsX, producing the protein MSFNTLLRHFREGSKNVFRNGWMSVASVTSIVVSLFILGVFILLVLNVNAFADDADSMVQIKTYLNSNVDDSMRQKLHNDIAAMEEVSKVTFISKAEGLKDFREQLGEEGKDLLEGYDENTNPIPDTLQVEVVEPTTVPFVASKIEQLNTKYPDEPIYKVRYGQGTTEKLFKITRAVRNIGFAFVAGLGLMAMFLISNTIRVTILARRREIGIMKLVGATNMFIRWPFFVEGALIGLIGSVITVGVLFFGYNQLAISVKEDITLAFHLVSLDEVGFQIGVLLIGLGLLIGIWGSTVSIRRFLKV